One genomic window of Candidatus Trichorickettsia mobilis includes the following:
- the rplS gene encoding 50S ribosomal protein L19 has protein sequence MNIIDQFEQQQITKLTTNKVIPEFKAGDTVNVSVRITEGTTERLQSYEGVVIARRNRGLTSSFVVRKISHGEGVERRFMIYSPLVQTITVVKRGIVRRAKLYYLRERSGKAARIKERLR, from the coding sequence ATGAATATTATTGATCAGTTTGAGCAACAACAAATTACAAAACTTACTACAAATAAGGTGATACCTGAGTTTAAAGCAGGCGATACAGTAAATGTAAGTGTTAGAATAACAGAAGGGACTACAGAAAGATTACAATCATATGAAGGTGTGGTAATCGCCAGGAGAAATAGGGGGCTTACTTCTTCTTTTGTAGTGCGTAAAATTAGTCATGGTGAAGGAGTGGAAAGAAGGTTCATGATTTACTCACCATTGGTGCAAACTATCACAGTAGTTAAGCGTGGTATAGTAAGACGTGCAAAGTTATATTACCTCAGAGAAAGAAGTGGTAAGGCTGCTAGAATAAAAGAAAGACTTAGATAA
- a CDS encoding LD-carboxypeptidase, with amino-acid sequence MIVFNRTTDFVAIIAPASKCDEAEEKLNKAQKLLSSQGLKSIFFPDIFSGDIFPFFAANKNIRLKNLQQALLHPDVKIIWAFRGGYGCSQIIFDCLDLSPVGTKILIGYSDITALHSLFNQHYKIPTLHASVLTSVLSKQQHDFDLIMNALAGGEIKIKLEPVNVLDHHDVSGEIIGGNLTVFCNLLGTKLHPVTNDKILLLEDVNESAYRIHRYLVHLKNAGIFDSLKAVIFADFIHKDQDIQQTIQHFCFSEINNIPAYHAGGIGHGIVNYPVVLGELAWIKDQQLTVKNPFRLV; translated from the coding sequence ATGATTGTTTTTAATAGAACTACAGATTTTGTAGCAATTATTGCCCCAGCCTCTAAATGTGATGAGGCAGAAGAAAAATTAAATAAGGCTCAAAAACTTCTTAGCTCTCAGGGTTTAAAATCAATATTTTTTCCAGATATTTTTTCTGGAGATATTTTTCCATTTTTTGCAGCAAATAAAAATATAAGATTAAAAAATTTACAACAAGCTCTACTGCATCCAGATGTTAAAATTATTTGGGCTTTTCGTGGAGGCTATGGATGTAGTCAAATAATTTTTGATTGCCTGGATTTATCACCTGTAGGTACAAAAATTTTAATTGGTTATAGTGATATAACAGCTCTACATTCATTATTTAATCAGCATTATAAAATACCAACTTTGCATGCTTCAGTATTAACCTCTGTATTATCAAAGCAACAGCATGATTTTGACTTGATCATGAATGCTTTAGCTGGCGGCGAGATTAAGATCAAATTAGAACCAGTCAATGTTTTAGATCATCATGATGTAAGTGGTGAAATCATTGGCGGTAATTTAACAGTGTTTTGTAACTTGCTTGGTACAAAGCTACATCCTGTAACTAATGACAAAATTTTGTTATTAGAGGATGTTAATGAAAGTGCCTATCGTATCCATCGATATCTTGTGCATTTAAAAAATGCTGGCATCTTCGATAGTTTAAAAGCAGTGATTTTTGCTGATTTTATTCATAAAGATCAAGATATTCAGCAAACAATTCAACATTTTTGTTTTAGTGAAATTAACAATATTCCAGCTTATCATGCTGGAGGTATAGGTCACGGTATTGTGAATTATCCAGTAGTTTTAGGAGAATTGGCCTGGATTAAAGATCAACAGCTTACTGTTAAGAACCCCTTTAGGTTAGTGTAA
- the rph gene encoding ribonuclease PH → MRHLGRKNNELRPVTIETSVLKHAEGSCLIKCGNTHVLCSATLDATVPSFLRGQNQGWVTAEYSMLPRSTETRIKREAALGKVSGRTQEIQRLIGRAMRAAVDLKLLGERQIIIDCDVINADGGTRTSAITGSYIALHLAIAKLMDKKILKVNPLTQQVAAISCGIYNDTAIADLDYIEDSNAQVDANFVFAGNGSLIEVQATAEKKFFSEQQLTQMLELAKLATSQLFMIQNQVLLTVL, encoded by the coding sequence ATGCGACATTTAGGCAGAAAAAACAACGAATTACGACCTGTAACCATTGAAACCTCAGTATTAAAACATGCTGAAGGCTCATGTTTAATAAAATGTGGGAACACTCATGTGCTTTGCTCAGCAACTCTTGATGCCACAGTTCCATCTTTCTTACGAGGACAAAATCAAGGTTGGGTGACAGCAGAATATAGTATGTTGCCAAGGTCAACAGAAACGCGTATAAAGAGAGAAGCAGCTTTAGGCAAGGTCTCTGGACGCACACAAGAAATTCAACGTTTAATAGGACGAGCTATGCGAGCCGCTGTGGATCTTAAGCTTCTTGGCGAGCGGCAAATTATCATTGATTGTGATGTAATTAATGCTGACGGTGGAACAAGAACCAGCGCTATTACCGGTAGTTATATAGCATTACATTTAGCTATAGCTAAGTTAATGGATAAAAAAATACTAAAAGTTAATCCTTTAACTCAGCAGGTAGCCGCAATTTCCTGTGGTATATACAATGATACTGCTATAGCTGATTTGGATTATATAGAAGATAGTAATGCTCAGGTAGATGCAAATTTTGTTTTTGCTGGTAATGGCAGCCTTATTGAAGTTCAGGCTACAGCAGAAAAAAAATTTTTCTCTGAGCAGCAATTAACTCAAATGCTGGAATTGGCAAAGTTAGCTACCTCGCAGCTATTTATGATTCAGAATCAAGTGTTATTGACAGTTTTGTAG
- a CDS encoding AI-2E family transporter, with protein sequence MKIIFWLLLISGLTIFSILIANTILPFFIAFTLAYILEPLIDNLYTKYKFPRPIIVYTILIIFLSSVIILLTLVLPLLYHQIALLIGKIPVYKTYLQTELIPQLTNKLHTIDPTIADKIQSSSQTFINNTMSMLGKIVNNIWEYTMATINVLVLLFLVPIILLYLLRDWPKIIKHLEGLLPLAKKEQINILLSNINQLLSAYVRGQLNICFLLAAFYCIGLSIIGIDFGLLLGIISGVLIIVPIIGTVISIAIAIAIGYFTFGCTIKIVYIIALYVVGHIMESYIMTPKIIGSKIGLHPLWIIFSVFASGNLFGFIGIFFAIPIAGIIKVLLCYAIDVYKSSAIYKS encoded by the coding sequence TTGAAGATAATCTTTTGGTTACTACTTATCTCAGGGCTAACAATTTTCTCTATATTAATTGCCAATACTATATTACCTTTTTTTATTGCTTTTACTCTTGCTTACATATTAGAACCATTAATTGATAATTTATATACAAAATATAAATTCCCAAGACCAATAATTGTTTACACTATTCTTATTATTTTCTTGAGTAGTGTTATCATATTACTAACTCTAGTGCTGCCATTATTATATCATCAAATTGCGTTACTGATTGGTAAAATCCCAGTATATAAAACATACTTACAAACCGAGTTAATCCCACAGCTTACCAATAAACTTCATACAATAGATCCAACTATTGCCGATAAAATTCAAAGTTCTAGCCAAACTTTTATTAACAATACTATGAGCATGTTGGGAAAAATAGTAAATAACATTTGGGAGTATACTATGGCTACCATTAATGTCTTGGTGCTACTTTTTCTGGTGCCAATTATTTTGTTATATTTATTACGTGACTGGCCAAAAATTATTAAACATCTCGAAGGATTATTACCACTGGCTAAAAAAGAGCAAATAAATATTTTGTTATCAAACATAAACCAATTATTATCTGCTTATGTTAGAGGGCAGTTAAACATCTGTTTTCTACTTGCTGCTTTCTATTGTATAGGATTATCGATTATCGGAATAGATTTTGGATTATTATTAGGCATTATTTCAGGGGTATTAATCATTGTTCCGATTATAGGAACAGTAATTTCTATAGCTATAGCTATTGCAATTGGCTATTTTACTTTTGGTTGCACCATAAAAATTGTTTATATTATTGCTCTGTATGTTGTTGGACATATTATGGAGAGCTATATTATGACTCCCAAAATTATTGGCAGTAAAATAGGCTTACATCCATTGTGGATTATTTTTTCAGTATTCGCAAGCGGCAATTTATTTGGGTTTATCGGAATATTTTTTGCGATACCAATTGCTGGAATTATCAAAGTACTATTGTGCTATGCTATTGATGTTTATAAATCTAGTGCTATTTATAAGTCTTAG
- the hemC gene encoding hydroxymethylbilane synthase produces MIIRIGTRKSRLALIQTDLVIQQIKSSYPEVKCEIVAITTTGDMILDKPLYEIGGKALFLKEIETALLNYKIDIAVHSLKDVPGQLPSGLVLGAVLVREEANDVLISLKASSIKELPQHAIVGTSSVRRKIFLQNLRPDLNIVNFRGNVESRLNKLMQGEVDATILALAGLKRLDIFNNNYCHVIPIEQMLPAVGQGVVAVEIRENDRLMQEVCDKISHHATWQLTLLERAFMGYLDASCKTPLAAHAVAIDQDQMNAYFMLADIQGDNVLFHQQQGKISEAFDIGIASAKQLSKHLCRY; encoded by the coding sequence ATGATTATTAGAATAGGCACCCGTAAGAGCAGATTGGCGCTGATTCAAACTGATCTTGTGATACAGCAGATAAAATCATCTTACCCCGAAGTAAAGTGTGAAATTGTAGCCATTACTACTACTGGTGACATGATTTTAGATAAGCCATTATATGAGATTGGTGGCAAGGCTTTATTTTTAAAAGAAATAGAAACAGCTTTGCTTAATTATAAAATTGATATTGCGGTACATTCATTAAAGGATGTACCAGGTCAGTTACCTTCGGGGTTAGTATTAGGAGCTGTATTAGTAAGAGAAGAAGCCAATGATGTATTAATTAGTCTAAAAGCTAGTTCAATAAAAGAGCTACCACAGCATGCAATAGTTGGTACTTCTTCCGTGCGTCGTAAAATATTTTTACAAAATCTTAGGCCTGATTTAAATATTGTAAATTTTAGAGGTAATGTTGAATCAAGGCTAAATAAGTTAATGCAAGGTGAAGTGGATGCAACAATTCTGGCTTTAGCAGGACTAAAGAGATTGGATATATTTAATAATAATTATTGTCATGTAATACCGATTGAGCAAATGTTGCCGGCGGTAGGGCAAGGAGTAGTAGCGGTTGAAATTAGAGAAAATGATAGGTTAATGCAAGAGGTTTGCGATAAAATTAGTCATCATGCTACTTGGCAATTAACGCTATTAGAACGGGCATTTATGGGGTATCTAGATGCAAGTTGTAAAACACCATTAGCCGCGCATGCTGTAGCTATTGATCAAGATCAGATGAATGCATATTTTATGTTGGCAGATATACAAGGAGATAACGTATTATTTCATCAGCAACAAGGTAAAATTAGCGAAGCTTTTGATATTGGCATTGCTAGCGCTAAACAATTGAGTAAACATTTGTGTCGTTATTAA
- the efp gene encoding elongation factor P, with translation MKISANSIRAGNILVYEGDLWVVSKTPEHTKPGKGGAYVQVEMKNLKAGTKVIERFSSSDYVERAQLEQRDLQFLYTEDDNLVLMDNETFEQIFINQKILGDKLPFLSDNMVVTVEFYEETPIKAELPHTIVAEIAETGPVIKGSTVTSSYKPAILTNGVKVMVPSYLVTGEKIVIKTEDVTFVERAKQ, from the coding sequence ATGAAAATTTCAGCAAATTCAATCAGAGCAGGTAACATTTTAGTATATGAAGGTGATTTATGGGTTGTCAGTAAAACACCAGAACATACCAAACCTGGTAAAGGCGGAGCCTATGTGCAAGTAGAAATGAAAAACTTGAAAGCAGGAACTAAAGTTATTGAAAGATTTAGTTCTTCTGACTATGTCGAACGAGCTCAACTGGAACAAAGAGATTTACAATTTTTATATACAGAAGATGATAATCTAGTGTTAATGGACAATGAAACTTTTGAACAAATTTTTATAAACCAGAAAATCCTAGGAGACAAACTACCTTTTCTTAGCGATAATATGGTTGTTACAGTCGAATTTTATGAAGAAACCCCTATTAAGGCAGAACTGCCACACACCATCGTTGCTGAGATTGCTGAAACCGGTCCGGTAATAAAAGGATCTACCGTTACTTCTTCTTATAAACCAGCAATTTTAACTAATGGTGTAAAAGTAATGGTGCCTTCATATCTAGTCACTGGCGAAAAGATTGTTATTAAGACGGAAGATGTAACTTTTGTTGAGAGAGCAAAACAATAG
- the cmk gene encoding (d)CMP kinase: MIRLKTRAFDLQHRFVIALDGPSASGKGLIGKMLAQFFSLQYFQSSLLYRGLAWMCINAGIDPENKLEVIKLLSTDPDILLVTAKADLSDEYVGEYASKIATIPEVRTELNKYQIKLIADIPRIIMEGRDIATVIAPKADLKIFLTADVAIRAERRYKQLQLEGKKYILDEIRHQLITRDLRDQERNIAPLTQTADALVIDTSNLMPDVVIAKIEEFILTR, from the coding sequence ATAATACGCTTAAAAACTAGAGCCTTTGATTTGCAGCATCGTTTTGTTATCGCTCTTGATGGTCCTTCTGCTTCTGGGAAAGGGTTGATTGGAAAAATGCTTGCGCAATTTTTTAGCTTGCAATATTTTCAGTCCAGCCTGTTATATAGGGGGTTAGCATGGATGTGCATCAACGCGGGAATAGACCCGGAAAATAAGCTGGAGGTAATTAAATTATTATCAACCGATCCGGATATTTTGCTAGTTACGGCTAAAGCCGATTTAAGTGACGAATATGTCGGAGAATATGCCTCAAAAATTGCAACTATACCTGAGGTAAGAACAGAGCTGAATAAATATCAAATAAAATTAATTGCTGATATCCCTCGAATTATCATGGAAGGCAGAGATATTGCCACGGTGATTGCGCCAAAAGCTGATTTAAAAATTTTTCTCACAGCTGACGTTGCTATAAGAGCTGAACGACGATATAAACAGTTGCAGCTTGAGGGCAAAAAATATATACTTGATGAGATTAGGCATCAGTTGATTACAAGAGATTTACGAGATCAAGAGCGTAATATTGCGCCGTTAACTCAAACTGCTGATGCTTTAGTTATAGATACTTCAAATCTTATGCCGGATGTTGTGATTGCTAAGATTGAAGAATTTATTTTAACCAGATAG
- a CDS encoding 30S ribosomal protein S1 → MQKIKKRFIPQFVHLTESQEGLEDFAALLEQVNTSHVKEGTVVKGQVISVEKDVIVVDVGLKNEGRVPKEEFALSKNQQFPQIGDIVDVYVEKIEGRNGRTILSREKAIREESWVHLETACDKGEFVDGVIFGRVKGGFTVDLSGVVAFLPGSQVDVRPIKDMSALMGIVQPFQILKMDKKLGNIVVSRRAILEESRSEARDEMLSKIKEGMVLEGIVKNITDYGAFIDLGSLDGLLHVTDISWSRINHPSEILALGQKVKVMVIKFHEDTKRISLGMKQLDDNPWQNIKEEFPVGKIMTGKVANIADYGAFIELKDGIEGLVHSSEISWIKSTQHPKKLLTIGQEVQFIILEIDTDKHRISLSIKQCNENPLVKFAVIHPVGSIVRAPIRNITDFGMFVAIDENIDGMVHETDISWDGKGTELLKSYAKGDVVECKVLSIDIEKERISLGIKQLKEELVEVDELDEFKKGQALTCVVTAIKEDGIEVNINDKASGVIKKAELSSDKIDQKPERFVAGDRVDAKIISVDKSSRKVVLSIKALEIEERTKAIKEYGSADSGASLGDILGVALGKDH, encoded by the coding sequence ATGCAAAAAATAAAAAAGAGATTCATTCCACAATTTGTACATCTTACTGAGTCTCAAGAGGGGCTAGAAGATTTTGCGGCTTTGCTTGAGCAAGTAAACACTAGTCATGTAAAAGAAGGGACGGTGGTTAAAGGGCAAGTAATTAGTGTCGAGAAAGATGTAATAGTAGTTGATGTTGGTTTGAAAAATGAGGGTAGAGTCCCTAAAGAAGAATTTGCACTATCAAAAAATCAACAGTTTCCACAAATTGGTGACATTGTCGATGTGTATGTTGAAAAAATTGAAGGTCGCAACGGCAGAACTATCTTAAGCCGAGAAAAAGCTATAAGAGAAGAATCATGGGTACATTTAGAAACCGCATGTGATAAGGGTGAATTCGTTGACGGCGTGATCTTTGGTCGGGTTAAAGGTGGTTTTACTGTCGATCTTTCTGGGGTTGTAGCGTTCCTGCCTGGAAGCCAGGTGGATGTGAGACCGATAAAAGACATGTCGGCACTGATGGGTATTGTTCAACCTTTCCAAATACTTAAGATGGATAAAAAACTTGGTAACATTGTGGTATCAAGGCGTGCTATTTTAGAAGAATCGAGATCAGAAGCTCGTGATGAAATGTTGTCGAAGATTAAAGAAGGTATGGTTCTTGAAGGCATAGTAAAAAATATTACCGACTATGGAGCTTTTATTGATTTAGGTAGTTTAGATGGGTTATTGCATGTCACTGATATTTCCTGGAGTAGAATCAATCATCCTTCTGAGATACTGGCATTAGGTCAGAAAGTAAAAGTTATGGTCATTAAGTTCCATGAAGATACCAAGCGTATTTCTTTAGGAATGAAACAGCTTGATGATAATCCATGGCAGAATATAAAAGAAGAATTTCCTGTCGGCAAAATTATGACTGGTAAAGTAGCTAATATTGCAGATTATGGTGCTTTTATTGAGCTAAAAGATGGAATTGAGGGGCTAGTACATTCTAGTGAGATTAGTTGGATTAAATCGACGCAGCATCCTAAAAAACTGTTAACTATTGGTCAGGAAGTGCAATTTATAATCTTGGAAATAGATACAGATAAACATAGAATATCACTAAGTATTAAACAATGTAATGAAAATCCTTTAGTGAAATTTGCCGTTATCCATCCTGTAGGTAGTATTGTACGTGCTCCAATTAGAAATATTACGGATTTTGGGATGTTTGTTGCAATTGATGAAAATATTGATGGCATGGTACATGAAACTGATATTAGTTGGGATGGTAAAGGCACGGAACTATTAAAATCTTACGCCAAAGGTGATGTAGTAGAGTGTAAAGTCCTGTCAATTGATATTGAAAAAGAACGTATTAGTTTAGGGATCAAGCAATTGAAAGAAGAGCTTGTTGAAGTTGATGAGTTGGATGAGTTTAAAAAGGGTCAAGCTCTTACCTGCGTCGTAACTGCGATTAAAGAAGATGGTATAGAAGTCAATATCAATGATAAAGCAAGCGGAGTGATTAAAAAAGCAGAACTTTCTAGCGATAAAATCGATCAAAAACCAGAAAGATTTGTAGCTGGAGATAGAGTGGATGCTAAAATAATTTCTGTCGATAAATCTTCACGTAAAGTAGTTTTATCAATAAAAGCGCTTGAGATAGAAGAGCGTACAAAAGCTATAAAAGAATATGGTTCTGCTGATAGTGGAGCAAGTCTTGGTGATATACTGGGGGTAGCATTAGGTAAAGATCACTAA
- the grpE gene encoding nucleotide exchange factor GrpE has product MKNHEIVKDHEPASKEDNQNNSDSIDQSESMDTIDVLQDKIALLEDQLLRTVAESENVRRRYDRMLEESKDYSITNFAKDLLGVMDNLCRALEYKIQENKESLSNIIAGVDMTKRELESIFKKYGLESIAPLPGEKFDYNLHHAVSQIVTDEYNHDNIIGTMQAGYKIKDRLLRPAMVTVAKKADE; this is encoded by the coding sequence ATGAAAAATCACGAAATAGTAAAAGATCATGAACCAGCAAGTAAAGAGGATAATCAAAATAATTCTGACTCAATAGATCAATCAGAATCCATGGACACAATTGATGTCTTACAGGATAAAATAGCATTGTTGGAGGATCAGTTATTACGTACAGTAGCTGAGTCTGAGAATGTAAGACGTCGCTATGATCGGATGTTAGAAGAAAGCAAAGACTATTCTATCACTAATTTTGCCAAAGATTTGCTTGGAGTTATGGATAATTTATGTCGAGCGTTGGAATACAAAATTCAGGAAAACAAGGAGTCTCTATCGAATATTATTGCTGGTGTCGATATGACTAAGCGGGAATTGGAGTCAATATTTAAAAAATATGGTTTAGAATCCATAGCTCCGCTTCCTGGTGAGAAATTTGATTATAATTTACACCATGCAGTTTCACAAATAGTGACAGATGAATATAATCACGATAATATAATTGGCACAATGCAGGCCGGATATAAAATCAAAGATCGATTACTACGGCCGGCTATGGTGACAGTCGCAAAAAAAGCTGATGAATGA
- a CDS encoding inositol monophosphatase family protein: protein MQPTINSLITATRKATKFLQRDFFELEMLQNSSRGTQEFCTNSYLRTKNFLKEELQKHYQFLFFADEKYSVNDQATIIVFVNPIEGIQNLGKSLPFFGITVTYLKKIQQEFVPIFSIINFPVLNEVYYAEKGGGVWSEADSRTSSKVTRLRASGCSNIEQAVVVTNDITTGLKISQNVRCFGSECYNLIMFATGKCDIFYSTTTDYTLKAAFSLIIRESGGMLIPTKCGMLSSNNHLIEKIKPLII from the coding sequence ATGCAACCAACGATAAACTCCCTAATCACCGCAACTCGTAAAGCCACAAAATTTTTACAAAGAGATTTTTTTGAACTGGAAATGCTACAAAACTCTAGTCGCGGTACTCAAGAATTTTGTACAAACTCTTATCTACGTACTAAAAATTTCTTGAAAGAAGAATTACAAAAACATTATCAATTTTTATTTTTTGCCGACGAAAAATATTCGGTTAATGACCAGGCAACAATAATAGTATTTGTTAATCCTATAGAGGGAATACAAAATCTTGGTAAAAGCTTACCGTTTTTTGGAATTACAGTTACCTATTTAAAAAAAATACAGCAAGAATTTGTTCCCATCTTTAGCATTATAAATTTTCCCGTGCTTAATGAAGTTTATTATGCTGAAAAAGGTGGCGGCGTTTGGAGTGAAGCGGATTCTAGAACTAGTAGCAAAGTTACCAGACTACGCGCCTCTGGCTGCAGTAATATAGAACAAGCCGTAGTAGTTACTAATGATATAACCACTGGTTTAAAGATATCACAAAACGTTAGATGCTTTGGCTCTGAGTGTTATAATCTGATTATGTTTGCTACTGGTAAATGTGATATTTTTTACAGCACAACTACTGATTACACTTTAAAAGCAGCATTCTCCCTTATAATACGAGAAAGTGGCGGTATGCTTATACCAACGAAATGCGGCATGTTATCCTCAAACAACCATTTGATAGAAAAAATTAAACCACTTATTATTTAA
- the trmD gene encoding tRNA (guanosine(37)-N1)-methyltransferase TrmD, producing the protein MVVLHTSIITLFPEMFPGSLQYSLAGQALRKGIWSYETINLRDFGISKHKNVDDVAYGGGHGLIMRADVLGASIDQAMSKYPDSKVYYPSPRGKLLNHGLIQEIINEKEIIILCGRFEGIDERVIEEYNVREISIGDYVLSGGELAALVILDCMVRLLPGVVENQATLQSESFEPSGEFNGLLECPLYTRPFEWRGRCVPEVLVSGHHERLREWKKEQSTLITSKRRPDLLKNK; encoded by the coding sequence ATGGTGGTGTTGCATACCTCTATTATTACTCTCTTTCCAGAAATGTTCCCAGGATCATTGCAATATTCTCTAGCGGGACAAGCGTTGCGTAAAGGGATATGGTCGTATGAAACTATTAATCTTCGTGACTTTGGCATAAGTAAGCATAAAAATGTTGATGATGTAGCTTATGGTGGAGGACATGGTTTAATTATGAGAGCCGATGTGTTGGGTGCAAGCATCGATCAGGCAATGTCGAAATATCCTGATAGTAAAGTATATTATCCTTCTCCACGAGGTAAATTGTTGAACCATGGGTTAATACAGGAAATTATCAATGAAAAAGAAATAATAATTTTATGCGGGCGTTTCGAAGGGATTGACGAAAGGGTAATAGAAGAATATAATGTACGCGAAATAAGTATAGGCGACTATGTGCTTTCTGGTGGCGAGTTGGCGGCACTGGTAATTCTTGATTGTATGGTTAGATTATTGCCAGGCGTAGTTGAAAATCAAGCAACTTTGCAATCAGAGTCTTTTGAGCCAAGCGGTGAGTTTAATGGTTTGTTGGAATGCCCATTATATACAAGGCCTTTTGAGTGGAGAGGGCGTTGTGTACCTGAAGTGCTAGTATCAGGACATCACGAACGCCTTAGAGAATGGAAAAAAGAACAATCTACGTTAATTACCAGCAAACGTAGGCCAGATTTATTAAAAAACAAGTAA
- the murA gene encoding UDP-N-acetylglucosamine 1-carboxyvinyltransferase, which produces MDSIVIVGGTPLKGTIEVSGSKNAALPIMTCAMLTADKLILHNVPRLADIRTMKILLEQHGAIIEVHNNHKSSTLIIDCSTINNLTAHYDMVRKMRASIWVLGPLLAKFGTAEVSLPGGCAIGARQVDLHLAILESMGAIIEIKHGYIYATTNGHRLRGVHFCFNKVSVGATINAVMAATLAEGTTLLSNCAQEPEIVDLCNCLNKMGANIIGIGTSELEIIGSLSLHGAEYRIMSDRIEAGTYMIAASITKGDVTIRGIDYHIVENLALKLTSAGVLVKPTDNGIIVRCTDTLRSVDMQTQVYPGFATDLQAQFMSLMTVAQGVSVITENIFENRFMHVPELNRMGANITVNANTAVVRGVGHLSAAEVMASDLRASVSLILAGLVAVGETKVRRVYHLDRGYQALEEKLASCGAQIRRVAGDTI; this is translated from the coding sequence ATGGATAGTATAGTTATTGTGGGCGGTACTCCACTTAAAGGTACTATAGAGGTGAGCGGTTCTAAGAATGCTGCTTTGCCAATTATGACTTGCGCAATGTTAACTGCAGACAAGTTAATATTACATAATGTACCTAGGCTTGCAGACATACGCACCATGAAAATTTTGCTTGAACAGCATGGGGCAATAATAGAAGTCCATAATAATCATAAGAGTTCAACCCTTATTATTGATTGTAGTACCATTAATAACCTTACTGCGCATTACGATATGGTGCGTAAAATGCGTGCTTCCATATGGGTGTTAGGGCCGTTGCTTGCTAAATTTGGTACAGCAGAAGTTTCGCTTCCTGGGGGATGTGCTATTGGTGCAAGACAAGTAGATCTACATTTAGCTATACTTGAGTCTATGGGTGCAATAATTGAGATAAAGCATGGATATATCTATGCTACTACCAATGGTCATAGGTTACGAGGAGTACATTTTTGTTTTAATAAAGTATCGGTAGGAGCTACTATCAATGCGGTTATGGCAGCAACTTTGGCAGAGGGGACAACCTTGTTGTCTAATTGTGCCCAAGAGCCAGAAATAGTTGATTTGTGCAACTGTCTAAACAAAATGGGAGCCAATATTATTGGTATAGGTACTAGTGAGCTGGAAATTATAGGCTCACTTTCATTACATGGTGCTGAATATAGAATAATGTCAGACAGAATTGAGGCCGGTACATATATGATAGCAGCCTCAATTACTAAAGGCGATGTAACTATTCGTGGTATAGATTATCATATAGTAGAAAATCTGGCGTTAAAATTAACTAGTGCTGGTGTGTTAGTTAAGCCAACTGATAATGGCATTATAGTACGATGCACTGATACGCTCAGATCAGTAGATATGCAAACTCAGGTCTATCCTGGATTTGCCACTGACCTACAAGCACAATTTATGAGTCTAATGACTGTGGCTCAAGGAGTATCGGTGATCACTGAGAATATTTTTGAAAACAGATTTATGCATGTTCCAGAATTAAATCGGATGGGTGCTAATATAACAGTTAACGCCAACACTGCTGTAGTGCGTGGAGTAGGTCATTTAAGTGCTGCTGAGGTAATGGCAAGTGATCTTAGAGCTTCAGTATCATTGATACTTGCTGGCCTTGTAGCGGTCGGAGAAACAAAGGTACGCCGTGTGTATCATTTGGATAGAGGATATCAAGCTTTAGAAGAAAAATTGGCTAGTTGCGGAGCTCAGATAAGAAGAGTAGCTGGTGATACAATATAG